A stretch of Gemmatimonas aurantiaca T-27 DNA encodes these proteins:
- a CDS encoding luciferase family protein yields MGTTDYGAAVTEIVRQWEGVEVLPHRFGGVEFRVSKREIGHVHVGNVVDLLVPVRMRRDLVAAGRAAAHRTLPHSGWISFRIRSEHDVPAVVELLRLNYERLCGNTLKPAMHPVLGRASLLADRSIDDLPA; encoded by the coding sequence ATGGGAACGACTGACTACGGTGCGGCTGTCACCGAGATCGTGCGTCAGTGGGAAGGGGTGGAAGTGTTACCCCATCGCTTCGGTGGTGTCGAGTTTCGTGTGAGCAAACGGGAAATCGGTCACGTGCACGTTGGCAACGTGGTCGATCTGCTGGTGCCCGTGCGCATGCGCCGTGATCTCGTGGCGGCCGGCCGCGCGGCCGCGCACCGCACACTCCCTCATTCCGGCTGGATCAGCTTCCGCATCCGCAGCGAGCACGATGTGCCCGCGGTGGTGGAGCTGCTCCGACTCAATTACGAACGACTCTGCGGCAACACACTCAAACCGGCCATGCATCCGGTGCTCGGTCGTGCCTCGTTGCTCGCTGATCGCAGTATCGACGATCTGCCCGCGTGA
- a CDS encoding glutamine synthetase III, with the protein MSISNRSRSAAMREVTHRPVRITTRPDSNGVQQPTSVWFGMNTFGLRDMRAKLPKDVYKKLAASIRLGKKLDSDIAPVVAQVIKEWALSRGVTHFTHWFQPQTGLTAEKHDAFLNFDENKLPMETFTGEQLIQSEPDASSFPSGGLRATWEARGYTAWNPGSPVFISETGGVKYLCIPSVFIGYNGEALDEMTPLLRSSDVLSAATIKLLELMGDTGVLRVNTTLGVEQEFFLIDRAHFALRPDLVMANRSLVGAPPPRGQQLEDHYFGGIPERVQACISEVEHELYKLGVPIVTRHNEVAPSQFEMAPIFEDSDIAVDHNHLTMAVLRKVALRHGLQAIVHEKPFAGINGSGKHCNWSLAITSDNNLDGTNLLKPGKTPHQNLRFLIILAAVLKGVHKHAGLLRAGIATSGNEHRLGANEAPPAIISAFLGKGLTQVIEDIAGGKTSPANAEQAMLKLGVAKLPEVEQDNTDRNRTSPFAFTGAKFEFRAVGGSQSIAFPVMLLQAGVAEAVIELTEALAKEIKTAKSTDDAVLKVVRKAFKETTAVRFEGNNYSDEWVVEAKSRGLLNLRRTPEAMAELKTDSAKALFKGTGILTDVELESRYHVRLERYVKDILIELHTLQQMIDTQVLPASYAYLAQLAGTAGQGAAAGINMQPVVDAANATSKLVAAAQKKRAELAKVITKAEALHDDLDAQAVYLTSTGCDALAEVRETSDALELAIGDEFWPLPRYREMLFPV; encoded by the coding sequence ATGTCGATAAGCAATCGTTCGCGCAGCGCAGCAATGCGCGAAGTCACGCACCGCCCGGTTCGCATCACTACGCGCCCTGACTCCAACGGTGTGCAGCAGCCCACCAGCGTGTGGTTCGGGATGAACACCTTCGGCCTGCGCGACATGCGCGCCAAGCTCCCGAAGGATGTGTACAAGAAGCTCGCGGCCTCCATCCGTCTCGGAAAGAAGCTCGATTCCGATATCGCGCCGGTGGTGGCGCAGGTCATCAAGGAATGGGCGCTGTCGCGTGGCGTCACGCACTTCACGCACTGGTTCCAGCCGCAGACTGGCCTCACAGCCGAAAAGCATGACGCGTTCCTGAACTTCGACGAAAACAAGCTGCCGATGGAGACGTTCACCGGCGAGCAGCTCATTCAGTCGGAACCGGATGCGTCGTCGTTCCCGTCGGGCGGCCTGCGCGCGACGTGGGAAGCGCGTGGCTACACGGCATGGAATCCGGGATCGCCGGTGTTCATCAGCGAAACGGGTGGCGTGAAGTATCTCTGCATCCCGTCGGTCTTCATCGGTTACAACGGCGAAGCGCTCGATGAGATGACGCCGCTGCTGCGCAGCTCCGATGTGCTCTCCGCCGCGACCATCAAGCTCCTCGAACTGATGGGCGACACCGGCGTGTTGCGCGTCAACACCACGCTCGGCGTGGAGCAGGAGTTTTTCCTCATCGACCGCGCGCATTTTGCGCTGCGCCCCGATCTGGTGATGGCCAACCGTTCGCTCGTCGGCGCGCCGCCGCCACGTGGCCAGCAGCTCGAAGACCACTACTTCGGTGGCATCCCCGAGCGTGTGCAGGCGTGCATCAGCGAAGTGGAGCACGAGCTCTACAAGCTCGGCGTGCCCATCGTCACGCGTCACAATGAAGTCGCACCGTCGCAGTTCGAGATGGCGCCGATCTTCGAAGACTCGGATATCGCCGTCGATCACAACCACCTGACCATGGCCGTGCTCCGCAAGGTGGCGCTGCGTCATGGCCTGCAGGCCATCGTGCACGAAAAGCCCTTTGCCGGCATCAATGGCTCGGGCAAACACTGCAACTGGTCGCTGGCGATCACGTCGGACAACAACCTGGACGGCACCAACCTGCTCAAGCCGGGCAAGACGCCGCACCAGAACCTGCGTTTCCTCATCATCCTCGCGGCCGTGCTGAAGGGTGTGCACAAGCACGCCGGTCTCCTGCGCGCGGGTATCGCCACGTCGGGCAACGAACACCGTCTCGGTGCCAACGAAGCGCCGCCGGCCATCATCTCGGCGTTCCTCGGCAAGGGTCTCACGCAGGTCATCGAAGACATCGCGGGTGGCAAGACGTCGCCGGCCAACGCCGAACAGGCGATGCTCAAGCTGGGCGTGGCCAAGTTGCCTGAAGTGGAGCAGGACAACACCGACCGTAACCGCACGTCGCCGTTTGCCTTCACGGGCGCGAAGTTCGAGTTCCGCGCTGTGGGTGGGTCGCAGAGCATCGCGTTCCCGGTGATGCTGCTGCAGGCCGGTGTGGCGGAAGCGGTGATCGAGCTGACCGAAGCGCTGGCCAAGGAAATCAAGACGGCCAAGAGCACCGATGATGCGGTGCTCAAGGTGGTGCGCAAGGCGTTCAAGGAAACCACTGCGGTCCGCTTCGAAGGCAACAACTACTCGGACGAATGGGTGGTGGAAGCCAAGAGCCGCGGCTTGCTGAACCTGCGTCGCACGCCGGAAGCGATGGCGGAACTCAAGACGGATTCGGCCAAGGCACTGTTCAAGGGCACCGGCATCCTCACGGATGTCGAACTCGAGAGCCGCTATCACGTGCGCCTCGAGCGCTACGTGAAGGACATCCTCATCGAACTGCACACGCTGCAGCAGATGATCGATACGCAGGTGCTGCCGGCGTCGTACGCCTACCTCGCGCAGCTCGCGGGCACGGCGGGTCAGGGTGCGGCGGCGGGCATCAACATGCAGCCCGTCGTGGACGCGGCCAATGCGACCTCGAAGCTGGTGGCGGCGGCGCAGAAGAAGCGGGCTGAACTGGCCAAGGTCATCACGAAGGCGGAAGCGCTGCACGACGATCTCGATGCGCAGGCCGTGTACCTGACCAGCACGGGTTGCGACGCGCTGGCCGAAGTGCGTGAAACGAGTGACGCGCTTGAACTCGCCATTGGTGACGAGTTCTGGCCGTTGCCCCGCTATCGCGAGATGCTCTTCCCGGTCTGA
- a CDS encoding transporter: MRRSVLLVCLAVAVAVPPSTAQAQRLRDRIAQLFLFGDPSTSSSPGGVHQHGSHIITAPDLSGAAAIGFLGSTMANAVANIPIGATTSGETFRFEGGIPISTATSAGPIFAERGQTLGRGRMLAGLNRSSFRFTSLRGKPMSDIGLAFLHENVDYPGCDAEHGGKDCTQYGVPGYENDLTRFSLDLDLAVDVTTFYTTIGITNRIDFGIVIPMQQVAFQGTNAAQIEIHGNGPATHYFAGTPSNPVLQASSASRGRAFGVGDVAARLKVNAFSTENSAVALIADARFPTGDVDDLLGLGHFVLRSQAIISSRFGAFSPHLNTGFLYRAGEARNHAFMATAGFDHLLSPKVTLALDLVSEFQVGGDLLQLPGAVTFDAPFRRLVNPTSIPDIRDDLVNGSVGLKFAPTRSFMLVTNAMVPLNAGGMRAAYTWTLGVEYAF, encoded by the coding sequence ATGCGTCGCAGTGTGTTGTTGGTCTGTCTTGCCGTTGCTGTTGCAGTTCCGCCCTCCACCGCCCAGGCGCAGCGACTGCGGGACCGCATCGCGCAGCTCTTCCTGTTCGGTGATCCGTCGACGTCCTCTTCGCCGGGCGGCGTGCACCAGCATGGTTCGCACATCATCACCGCGCCCGATCTCTCCGGCGCTGCGGCCATCGGGTTTCTGGGCAGCACGATGGCCAATGCCGTGGCCAATATCCCCATCGGGGCCACCACCAGCGGCGAGACGTTCCGGTTTGAAGGCGGCATCCCGATCAGCACCGCCACATCGGCCGGCCCGATCTTCGCCGAACGTGGACAGACCCTGGGCCGTGGCCGCATGCTCGCCGGGCTCAATCGCAGCAGCTTTCGATTCACATCGCTGCGCGGCAAACCGATGTCCGATATCGGCCTGGCGTTCCTGCATGAAAATGTCGACTACCCCGGTTGCGACGCCGAACACGGTGGCAAGGACTGCACCCAATACGGCGTGCCGGGCTATGAAAACGACCTGACGCGATTTTCGCTCGATCTCGATCTCGCGGTCGACGTGACCACGTTCTACACGACCATCGGCATCACCAACCGCATCGATTTCGGGATCGTGATCCCGATGCAACAGGTGGCCTTCCAGGGCACCAACGCCGCGCAGATCGAGATTCACGGCAATGGGCCGGCGACGCACTACTTCGCCGGCACGCCCAGCAATCCGGTGCTGCAGGCCTCTTCGGCATCACGCGGTCGCGCGTTTGGTGTGGGCGATGTGGCGGCTCGCCTGAAGGTGAACGCCTTCTCCACCGAAAACAGCGCCGTGGCCCTGATCGCCGACGCACGTTTCCCGACCGGCGATGTCGATGACCTGCTGGGGCTGGGCCACTTCGTACTGCGTAGCCAGGCAATCATCTCGTCGCGGTTCGGCGCGTTCTCACCCCATCTCAACACCGGCTTTCTGTACCGCGCCGGCGAGGCCCGCAACCACGCCTTCATGGCCACCGCCGGTTTTGATCACTTGCTGAGCCCCAAGGTGACGCTGGCGCTCGATCTGGTGAGTGAGTTTCAGGTGGGTGGTGACTTGCTTCAATTGCCCGGCGCCGTCACTTTCGACGCGCCCTTTCGTCGCCTCGTGAACCCGACGTCGATCCCGGACATCCGGGATGATCTGGTCAACGGATCTGTTGGACTCAAGTTCGCGCCGACGCGTAGCTTCATGCTCGTCACAAATGCCATGGTGCCGCTGAACGCCGGTGGTATGCGTGCCGCGTACACCTGGACGCTTGGTGTCGAATACGCATTCTGA
- a CDS encoding ABC transporter permease/M1 family aminopeptidase, whose translation MSTGSNTGTNTGRNVGAPVPAGGAIWPGLLAFEMRYQGWRVTFLATVVLLALLPVTTVATRFGPPADAVNGAFVVTETMALFSLLSVFALPMLCVHAALRDDEHGMRALIESRPVSRTTVLAVRYAGVVILLLAALAVSTIVLAVLPLVIPLPADRLVPFSPDPYWRAFAWVVIPNALWCSALLFAVAAASRSTLATFVASIGIYAGYMVTALMVDSPLMAGTRPPTPELLARAALLDPFGLSAFFEQTRYLMPLDRQARALSLSGHLLQNRLMVLAMAALCLVPLLRLDRRMARAVGAPQRRWFSRTKADADTSAVAPVPPQSTSHVKMPVVDVTGLGAWRAAANAVMRLEARLLLRSWPLLALLAMWIPVIAIEADGQLKSGDYGTRVLASTAQLADAVPIALRLLGALCVLYFGADVFSRERLLKFDGIRDATPVRSTALLAGKLVALMTVPLVLALTGYGTTVVMHLFAGGLPIEWDVLAAHVAASMLPLVILVGLAAALQVLIGNRWVAMLLGLAVLIIAEQGESLGMAVGLEHPLWRFGSAPSLIWSDLAGYGNTLVSWLAYQGTWLLGTLVLLGVAAALWPRGEVLPFLQRMRRAPQLIKQGLAPRARTTLLAGGVLYAAVLAGMTWQTTVHTPFERSHEALARRVAYERTYRHLSGAPQPAFTHVAMHVKLLPTQARADVHARLHLVNNTDASIDSLWLVFPTDLSNVVVGPAVDADVVPLVEPLSPDLTERATRNTMKLARVDALHAVHVLVLSAPLAPGDSLPLSMMATIDRGGIRVDGNAIDVSANGTFLHSSDVLPRLGYSPGRELRDSTERIKQGLEQSATPVLQSASAEDSLRTQVEAHGQTPAWFTADVRIETDADQVAQGPGALIDSARTTTHSTWHYRTTRPTSGAMAISSGRYDVQRATVQTVRGATPVEVWYNPRHAEPASRLLTIATSSLEVLEREFGPYPHDVLRIIEVQSGFRFGAYALPGSIYLTETRGMLTDARSTDVDLLLRRIGHEVAHQWWGHAVNPLDTEGRLLLVETMAKYAEQVLLEQAHGQDRLTDMLAFDHDRYLNARSTTEATLLTMSDEPELYYRKGTLAMHALRHTLGDSVVRGILRNLLATQSGPRGTASAQQLHRLLRAAATTPTAQQAVDEWLTDRVIYDLAVDTTVAASFSAASGSNASGTHLTARFTAQRVAVRGAGAAAREVIEPADALPIILGLRDRAGVLHQVNVMAQRGVVSLDTTVSWLVQSVEIDPLMYLIDRDRSNNRVNNAGMNLTRTSRP comes from the coding sequence ATGAGCACCGGGAGCAACACCGGGACCAATACCGGCAGGAACGTCGGCGCACCTGTGCCGGCAGGCGGTGCGATCTGGCCCGGACTGCTGGCATTCGAGATGCGCTACCAGGGATGGCGCGTGACCTTCCTCGCGACCGTGGTGCTGCTGGCCTTGTTGCCGGTCACCACCGTGGCAACGCGGTTCGGACCGCCGGCGGACGCCGTGAATGGTGCGTTCGTGGTCACGGAAACCATGGCACTGTTTTCGCTGCTCAGTGTGTTTGCGCTGCCCATGCTGTGTGTGCACGCGGCGCTGCGTGACGATGAACACGGCATGCGCGCATTGATCGAATCGCGTCCGGTGTCCCGCACCACCGTGCTGGCCGTGCGCTATGCGGGGGTGGTGATTCTGTTGCTCGCCGCACTCGCCGTCAGCACCATCGTCCTCGCGGTGTTGCCACTGGTGATTCCCCTGCCGGCCGATCGGCTCGTGCCATTTTCACCGGACCCGTATTGGCGCGCCTTTGCCTGGGTGGTGATTCCCAATGCGCTGTGGTGCAGTGCACTGCTGTTCGCGGTGGCTGCGGCCTCCCGGAGCACACTCGCCACCTTCGTGGCCAGCATCGGTATCTACGCCGGCTACATGGTCACGGCGCTGATGGTGGACAGTCCGCTGATGGCAGGCACACGCCCGCCCACGCCGGAACTGCTCGCCCGCGCGGCCCTGCTCGACCCATTCGGTCTGTCGGCGTTTTTTGAACAGACGCGTTACCTGATGCCGCTCGACCGACAGGCCCGCGCACTGTCCTTGAGTGGTCATCTGCTGCAGAACCGCCTGATGGTCCTGGCCATGGCGGCGCTGTGCCTGGTACCGCTGCTCCGTCTCGATCGGCGCATGGCCCGCGCGGTGGGCGCGCCCCAGCGCCGCTGGTTCTCGCGCACCAAAGCAGACGCGGACACATCGGCGGTGGCGCCTGTGCCGCCACAGAGCACGTCCCATGTAAAGATGCCCGTTGTCGATGTGACCGGCCTGGGCGCGTGGCGTGCCGCCGCCAATGCGGTCATGCGCCTCGAAGCCCGCCTGTTGCTGCGCAGTTGGCCGCTGCTCGCGCTGCTGGCCATGTGGATTCCCGTCATCGCCATCGAAGCCGACGGTCAGCTCAAGAGCGGCGACTACGGCACCCGTGTTCTCGCCAGCACGGCGCAGTTGGCTGACGCCGTCCCCATCGCGCTCCGCCTGCTCGGCGCACTGTGTGTGCTGTACTTCGGCGCCGATGTGTTCTCGCGGGAGCGCCTGCTCAAGTTCGATGGCATCAGGGATGCCACCCCGGTGCGCAGTACAGCGCTGTTGGCCGGCAAGCTGGTGGCGCTGATGACCGTGCCGTTGGTGTTGGCGCTCACCGGGTACGGCACCACCGTGGTCATGCACCTGTTCGCCGGTGGCTTGCCCATCGAATGGGATGTGCTCGCGGCACACGTTGCGGCGTCCATGCTGCCACTCGTGATTCTCGTTGGGCTCGCAGCAGCACTGCAGGTGCTGATCGGCAACCGGTGGGTGGCCATGCTGCTCGGACTCGCGGTGTTGATCATCGCCGAGCAGGGTGAGTCGTTGGGTATGGCCGTTGGTCTCGAGCATCCCCTGTGGCGATTTGGCAGTGCACCATCGCTGATCTGGTCGGATCTCGCCGGTTACGGCAACACGCTGGTGAGCTGGCTGGCGTATCAGGGCACTTGGCTGCTGGGCACACTGGTGTTGCTCGGTGTTGCCGCTGCACTCTGGCCGCGTGGTGAAGTGCTGCCCTTTCTGCAGCGCATGCGACGTGCGCCCCAGCTCATCAAACAGGGACTCGCGCCACGTGCGCGTACGACCTTGCTGGCCGGTGGCGTGTTGTATGCCGCCGTGTTGGCGGGCATGACCTGGCAAACCACCGTGCACACACCGTTCGAACGGTCGCACGAAGCACTGGCCCGTCGGGTGGCCTATGAGCGCACCTATCGCCATCTGTCCGGTGCGCCGCAGCCGGCGTTCACGCATGTGGCGATGCATGTGAAGCTGCTGCCAACGCAAGCTCGCGCCGATGTACATGCGCGCCTGCATCTGGTGAACAACACCGACGCGTCCATCGATTCGCTGTGGCTGGTGTTCCCCACCGATCTGTCGAACGTGGTGGTGGGCCCTGCCGTCGATGCGGATGTGGTACCGTTGGTAGAGCCGCTCTCCCCCGATCTCACAGAACGGGCGACGCGCAACACGATGAAGTTGGCGCGCGTCGATGCGTTGCACGCGGTCCATGTGCTGGTGCTCAGTGCACCATTGGCTCCCGGAGATTCGCTGCCATTGTCGATGATGGCCACGATCGATCGCGGTGGCATTCGTGTGGACGGCAACGCCATCGATGTTTCGGCCAATGGTACCTTCCTGCACTCGTCCGACGTGTTGCCCAGACTGGGCTATTCACCGGGACGTGAACTGCGCGACAGCACGGAGCGCATCAAGCAGGGGCTCGAGCAATCCGCAACCCCCGTCCTGCAATCCGCCAGCGCGGAAGACTCGCTGCGGACCCAGGTGGAAGCACACGGACAGACGCCGGCCTGGTTCACGGCCGATGTGCGCATCGAGACCGACGCCGATCAGGTGGCACAGGGCCCCGGTGCGCTCATCGACAGTGCACGCACCACCACACACAGCACGTGGCACTATCGCACCACGCGTCCCACGTCGGGCGCCATGGCGATCAGCAGCGGACGGTATGATGTGCAGCGTGCCACAGTGCAGACGGTGCGTGGCGCCACGCCCGTGGAAGTGTGGTACAACCCGCGGCATGCTGAACCTGCCTCACGATTGCTCACCATTGCGACGTCGTCACTGGAGGTGCTCGAGCGGGAGTTCGGCCCGTATCCGCACGACGTGTTGCGCATCATCGAAGTGCAGTCGGGATTCCGCTTTGGCGCCTACGCCTTGCCCGGCAGCATCTACCTGACGGAAACGCGGGGCATGCTCACCGACGCGCGCAGCACTGATGTGGATCTGCTGCTCCGGCGCATCGGACACGAAGTGGCGCACCAGTGGTGGGGACACGCCGTCAATCCGCTCGACACGGAGGGACGCCTGCTGCTCGTGGAAACCATGGCCAAGTACGCCGAACAGGTACTGCTGGAACAGGCGCATGGGCAGGACCGTCTGACGGACATGCTGGCATTCGATCACGACCGATATCTCAATGCCCGCAGCACCACCGAAGCCACCCTGCTCACCATGTCCGACGAACCCGAGCTGTACTATCGCAAGGGCACATTGGCCATGCATGCGCTGCGGCATACACTGGGCGACAGTGTCGTACGCGGCATTCTGCGCAACCTGCTCGCGACCCAGAGTGGGCCGCGTGGTACCGCCAGTGCACAACAACTGCATCGGCTGCTGCGCGCGGCAGCCACCACACCCACCGCGCAACAAGCGGTGGACGAATGGCTCACCGATCGTGTGATCTACGATCTTGCCGTCGATACCACGGTCGCTGCGTCGTTCAGCGCGGCATCAGGAAGCAATGCGTCGGGTACCCATCTCACGGCACGTTTCACCGCGCAACGGGTGGCCGTGCGCGGCGCAGGTGCCGCAGCACGAGAGGTTATCGAGCCCGCCGATGCGCTGCCCATCATACTCGGTCTGCGTGATCGCGCTGGCGTGCTACATCAGGTGAATGTGATGGCGCAGCGTGGGGTAGTTTCGCTGGACACCACGGTGTCGTGGCTGGTGCAGTCGGTGGAGATCGACCCGCTCATGTATCTCATCGACCGGGATCGCTCCAACAATCGCGTGAACAATGCGGGCATGAACCTCACCCGCACGTCACGCCCATAA
- a CDS encoding amidohydrolase: MPQVVTWRRHLHMHPEVAFEEVRTSQTIFDVLSAVEGLSVSRPTRTSVVAELRGGLTGPTIAVRADIDALPIVEENDVPYRSTVDGAMHACGHDGHTAIVLALATLLARHRAALHGTVRFVFQHAEELSPGGAEELVQHGVMDGVHQVIGLHLWSPLAVGRIGLISGPAMAAPDTFQCTIMGRGGHAAAPHETIDPIAIGAQVVTALQQVVSRTVDPLDPVVLSVTQFIAGTAFNVIPGSAYLSGTVRTFDATLRASIPAQMERVIAGITSAFGATYEFRYELGYRPVVNDPALTARLSAVVEETFGVDTLVDMRPSMGGEDFSAYQQRAPGVFAFVGARNEAEGIMYPHHHPRFQIDEASLAIGLRYLTAASLDLLTKP, encoded by the coding sequence ATGCCTCAGGTGGTCACTTGGCGGCGTCACCTGCACATGCATCCGGAGGTCGCCTTCGAAGAGGTGCGTACCTCACAGACCATCTTCGATGTGCTGTCGGCCGTCGAGGGTCTCTCGGTGTCGCGGCCCACACGCACCAGCGTGGTGGCGGAACTGCGTGGGGGGCTCACCGGGCCCACGATCGCCGTGCGCGCCGATATCGATGCGCTGCCTATCGTCGAAGAGAACGATGTGCCGTACCGGTCTACGGTGGACGGCGCCATGCACGCCTGCGGCCACGATGGGCACACGGCCATTGTGCTCGCGCTGGCCACGTTGTTGGCCCGCCATCGTGCGGCCCTCCATGGCACCGTGCGGTTCGTCTTCCAGCACGCCGAAGAACTCTCCCCCGGCGGCGCCGAAGAGCTGGTGCAGCATGGTGTGATGGATGGGGTGCACCAGGTGATCGGACTGCATCTCTGGTCGCCATTGGCGGTGGGCCGTATCGGTCTCATCTCCGGCCCCGCGATGGCAGCACCGGACACGTTTCAGTGCACCATCATGGGACGGGGCGGACATGCGGCCGCGCCCCATGAAACCATCGACCCGATCGCCATTGGCGCCCAGGTCGTGACCGCGCTGCAACAGGTGGTGTCCCGCACCGTCGATCCGCTCGATCCGGTGGTCCTCTCGGTGACGCAGTTCATTGCTGGCACGGCGTTCAATGTCATTCCCGGTTCTGCCTATCTCTCCGGCACCGTGCGCACCTTCGACGCGACGCTGCGGGCGAGTATTCCCGCACAGATGGAACGCGTCATTGCCGGCATCACGTCGGCCTTTGGCGCCACCTACGAATTCCGCTATGAGCTGGGCTACCGTCCGGTGGTGAACGATCCGGCACTGACCGCGCGTCTTTCAGCGGTGGTGGAAGAGACGTTTGGCGTGGACACGCTGGTCGATATGCGTCCGTCCATGGGCGGCGAAGATTTTTCGGCCTATCAGCAGCGCGCGCCCGGCGTATTTGCCTTTGTCGGCGCCCGGAACGAGGCCGAGGGCATCATGTATCCGCACCACCACCCGCGCTTCCAGATCGATGAAGCGTCGTTGGCGATCGGATTGCGTTACCTCACGGCGGCTTCGCTCGACCTACTCACGAAGCCATAA
- a CDS encoding alpha-hydroxy acid oxidase, with amino-acid sequence MSEPSQVIVNTPLASLHDIEIAARGCLSSMAYEYVSGGAGDECTLGWNERDWNSIRLRQRVLVDVAELDTSVSLLGRTLSHPILLAPTAYHKLIHADGEVATARGASEAGAPMIMSSFSNSPIEDVARATTAPFWFQLYVQPDREFTKALVQRVEAAGCEALCLTVDTPVLGARYRETRTGFHLPDGLTRANLEGMTQVAADAAHRPPEGAIYSAVLEPRLTWKDVEWLRSIATVPVLLKGIMDPDDARLAVQHGASGVIVSNHGARNLDTVPSTAMALPHVVDAIDGRVPVLVDGGIRRGTDVLKALALGASSVLIGRPYLYGLAVDGAAGVSRVVRTLRTELEMAMALTGRTSVSAIDRSVLWA; translated from the coding sequence ATGTCTGAGCCATCACAAGTGATTGTGAATACACCACTTGCCAGTCTTCACGACATCGAGATCGCGGCCCGCGGCTGCTTGTCGTCGATGGCCTACGAGTACGTGAGTGGTGGGGCCGGCGACGAGTGTACGCTGGGTTGGAACGAGAGGGACTGGAACAGCATCCGGCTTCGGCAGCGGGTGCTGGTGGACGTTGCCGAGCTCGATACCTCGGTCAGCCTGCTTGGCCGAACGCTGTCGCACCCCATCCTGCTGGCCCCCACGGCCTACCACAAACTCATTCACGCCGACGGGGAGGTGGCCACGGCACGGGGAGCCAGCGAAGCCGGCGCGCCGATGATCATGAGTTCGTTCAGCAACTCGCCCATCGAAGATGTGGCCCGGGCCACCACCGCGCCGTTCTGGTTCCAGCTCTACGTCCAGCCCGATCGTGAATTCACGAAGGCCCTCGTGCAGCGCGTGGAAGCCGCGGGATGCGAAGCGCTGTGCCTCACCGTGGACACACCCGTACTTGGTGCGCGCTATCGCGAAACACGCACGGGTTTTCATCTGCCGGACGGACTTACGCGTGCCAACCTGGAGGGCATGACGCAGGTGGCGGCCGACGCCGCGCATCGTCCGCCGGAAGGAGCGATCTACAGCGCCGTGCTCGAGCCGCGGCTCACCTGGAAAGACGTGGAGTGGCTGCGCAGCATTGCCACGGTGCCCGTGTTACTCAAAGGCATCATGGACCCGGACGATGCACGACTTGCCGTGCAGCACGGTGCGTCGGGTGTGATTGTGTCCAATCACGGTGCACGGAATCTCGATACCGTGCCATCGACGGCCATGGCGCTGCCCCATGTGGTGGACGCGATCGATGGTCGTGTGCCCGTGTTGGTCGACGGCGGCATCCGCCGCGGGACCGATGTGCTCAAAGCGCTCGCACTCGGCGCCTCGTCCGTCCTGATCGGGCGCCCCTACCTGTACGGATTGGCGGTGGATGGTGCCGCGGGCGTCTCACGGGTGGTGCGCACGCTGCGCACCGAACTCGAAATGGCCATGGCACTCACCGGTCGTACATCGGTGAGTGCCATTGATCGCAGCGTGTTATGGGCGTGA
- a CDS encoding acetoin reductase: MSIEGKVVLVTGAAQGIGRGIALRLAKDGADIALVDLKADRLTGVAAEIAALGRKTVSITADISKRDDVYAAIDKAEQALGGFDVIVNNAGIAQVNPIASVTPEEVERIFRINVDGVLWGIQAAAAKFQARKQKGKIINAASIAAHDGFAMLGVYSATKFAVRGLTQAAAKEYASAGITVNAYCPGIVGTDMWVEIDERFAALTGAPKGETYKKYVEGIALGRAQTPDDVASLVSFLAGPDSDYITGQAILTDGGIVYR, from the coding sequence ATGTCCATTGAAGGGAAGGTGGTTCTCGTCACCGGGGCGGCGCAGGGCATCGGCCGTGGCATCGCCCTCCGCCTGGCCAAGGACGGCGCCGATATCGCGCTGGTCGACCTCAAGGCCGATCGCCTCACCGGCGTCGCCGCAGAAATCGCGGCACTGGGTCGCAAGACGGTGTCCATCACCGCTGACATCAGCAAACGCGACGATGTTTATGCGGCCATCGACAAGGCCGAACAGGCCCTCGGCGGCTTCGATGTCATCGTCAACAACGCCGGCATCGCGCAGGTGAATCCGATCGCCTCGGTCACGCCGGAAGAGGTCGAACGCATTTTTCGGATCAACGTCGACGGCGTGCTCTGGGGCATTCAGGCGGCGGCGGCCAAGTTCCAGGCCCGCAAGCAGAAGGGCAAGATCATCAACGCCGCATCCATTGCTGCCCACGATGGGTTTGCCATGCTCGGCGTCTACTCAGCCACCAAGTTCGCCGTGCGTGGTCTCACGCAGGCCGCCGCGAAAGAGTATGCCAGCGCCGGTATCACGGTGAATGCGTACTGCCCCGGTATCGTCGGCACCGACATGTGGGTGGAGATCGACGAGCGGTTTGCCGCGCTCACCGGCGCCCCGAAGGGTGAGACGTACAAGAAGTACGTGGAAGGCATCGCCCTCGGTCGTGCACAAACGCCGGATGATGTGGCGTCGCTGGTGTCGTTCCTGGCCGGCCCCGATTCGGACTACATCACCGGACAGGCCATTCTCACCGACGGCGGCATCGTCTACCGCTGA